In a single window of the Megalobrama amblycephala isolate DHTTF-2021 unplaced genomic scaffold, ASM1881202v1 scaffold449, whole genome shotgun sequence genome:
- the LOC125261644 gene encoding uncharacterized protein LOC125261644 has protein sequence MEDQQQTWCESLPSFQAPVRVSQPDHHGDGWSIDPPNTQDHTFSVMRPSGDHLGRTQTTVGISQADHHGAGWSVHPPNTQEHTFSVLRPSGDHQGRTQTTLGIPQADHHGAGYGVDPPNTQEHTFSVLRPSGDCDHQGRTQTTLGISQPDHHGAGYGVDPLNTQEHTFSVLRPSGGHQGREQSTSGVRQENPVLRLVPNQCTSVERAILETLEKMDMKINHLTSLVQSLVGNRRFLPPVAEQNEEEDGIFPLASTEDLDRLEQSLSDRGFMQRMVNRLSISGGPNVKKTVWRICSKVFSTNVARQLNWCGRGDKRGIRKSNIGSLLTASAMRNPVLPSPTEAEAEKYIKDFLRLAPGRV, from the exons ATGGAAGACCAACAGCAGACCTGGTGTGAGAGTCTCCCCAGCTTTCAAG CTCCAGTGCGTGTTTCTCAGCCAGACCATCACGGAGACGGTTGGAGTATTGATCCACCTAACACACAAG ACCACACCTTTTCTGTCATGAGACCCTCAGGGGACCACCTTGGAAGAACGCAGA CGACTGTGGGCATCTCTCAGGCAGACCATCACGGAGCCGGCTGGAGTGTTCATCCACCTAACACACAAG AGCACACCTTTTCTGTCCTGAGACCCTCAGGGGACCACCAAGGAAGAACACAGA CGACACTGGGCATCCCTCAGGCAGACCATCACGGAGCCGGCTATGGTGTTGATCCACCTAACACACAAG AGCACACCTTTTCTGTCCTGAGACCCTCAGGTGATTGTGACCACCAAGGAAGAACACaga CGACACTGGGCATCTCTCAGCCAGACCATCACGGAGCCGGCTATGGTGTTGATCCACTTAACACACAAG AGCACACCTTTTCTGTCCTGAGACCCTCAGGTGGCCACCAAGGAAGAGAACAGA GTACTTCTGGCGTGAGACAGGAAAATCCAGTCTTGCGTCTGGTTCCAAATCAATGTACAT CTGTAGAAAGGGCCATTCTAGAAACACTAGAGAAAATGGACATGAAGATAAACCACCTGACTTCACTGGTCCAGTCTCTAGTGGGAAACAGGCGCTTTTTACCCCCAGTGGCAGAGCAAAATGAGGAGGAAGATGGAATCTTTCCTCTAGCATCCACTGAGGATCTAGACCGGCTGGAGCAAAGTCTGTCAGACAGAGGTTTTATGCAGAGAATG GTGAACAGATTATCCATCAGCGGCGGGCCAAATGTGAAGAAGACCGTCTGGAGAATCTGCTCCAAGGTGTTCAGCACCAACGTCGCCCGCCAGCTGAACTGGTGTGGAAGAGGAGACAAGCGGGGGATAAGAAAATCGAATATCGGGTCTCTACTAACCG CTTCAGCCATGAGGAATCCCGTCCTGCCGTCACCAACGGAAGCAGAGGCGGAGAAATATATCAAAGATTTCCTCCGCTTGGCCCCAGGGAGGGtgtaa